A window of Syngnathoides biaculeatus isolate LvHL_M chromosome 9, ASM1980259v1, whole genome shotgun sequence contains these coding sequences:
- the lrrtm1 gene encoding leucine-rich repeat transmembrane neuronal protein 1, giving the protein MDFLLIGLYLKWPVKKPPGLILFSLGIFLRMVPMVQGVCPRLCRCDSKLLYCEGLNLTDIPQNLSSAMGLSMRENNLTELREGQLAGLSQLTWLYLDHNNIDIVEEAAFDKLRRVKELDLSSNRIEGLPNGTFRPLPNLRILDISYNKLQALEPDLFHGLRKLTNLHLRYNALKFVPVRIFQDCRSMQFLDLGYNQLQSLARNSFAGLFKLTELHLEHNNLVKVNLAHFPRLISLRTLYMHSNRATIVVNTLEWTWPFLDKIDLSANEIEYIEPHVFESAPNLKVLMLDSNRLTSMDQRILDSWSSLNSITLGGNDWECSRNVCALASWLSAFQGQRDNSLLCSSPDTAQGEDVLDAVYAFQLCEDPPLEVTSAGLHASTRDLVQGGSVFLGPFTPNPYDGEDGKVLPSSFTVTVGHDDLESTMQIHKVVTGTMALIFSFLIIVLMLYVSWKCFPAGIRQMRQCFSSQRRKQKQKQSMQQMATISTPEYYVDYKPNHIEGALVIINEYGSCTCQQQPSRECEV; this is encoded by the coding sequence ATGGATTTCCTCCTAATTGGACTGTATTTAAAGTGGCCAGTGAAGAAGCCCCCTGGGTTGATACTGTTTTCATTGggcatttttttaagaatggtTCCCATGGTGCAGGGGGTTTGTCCGAGGCTGTGCCGCTGCGACAGCAAGCTGCTGTACTGTGAGGGGTTGAACCTCACAGACATTCCCCAGAATTTGAGCAGCGCCATGGGCTTGTCCATGAGAGAGAACAACTTGACTGAACTGCGTGAAGGCCAACTGGCTGGCCTGTCACAGCTAACCTGGCTCTACCTTGATCACAACAATATTGACATTGTGGAGGAGGCTGCATTTGACAAGCTAAGGCGGGTCAAAGAATTAGACTTGAGCAGCAACCGAATTGAGGGCCTGCCAAATGGCACTTTTAGGCCCCTCCCAAACTTGCGCATCTTGGACATCTCATACAACAAGCTGCAGGCTCTTGAGCCTGACTTGTTTCATGGCCTTAGAAAGCTCACCAATCTGCACTTGCGCTACAACGCTCTCAAATTTGTGCCAGTACGGATTTTTCAAGACTGCCGGAGCATGCAGTTCCTCGACTTGGGATACAACCAACTGCAGAGTTTAGCACGGAACTCCTTTGCTGGACTCTTCAAGTTGACAGAGCTGCATCTTGAGCATAACAACCTGGTTAAAGTAAACCTAGCCCATTTCCCTCGTCTCATCTCTTTACGTACCCTGTATATGCACAGCAATCGAGCAACAATTGTAGTTAATACCCTGGAATGGACATGGCCTTTCTTGGACAAGATTGACTTATCTGCCAATGAAATTGAGTACATTGAGCCACATGTCTTTGAGAGTGCACCCAACCTCAAGGTATTGATGCTAGACTCCAATCGGTTGACGTCCATGGACCAGCGCATCTTGGATTCATGGTCCTCCTTGAACAGCATTACCCTGGGAGGGAATGATTGGGAATGCAGCCGCAATGTTTGTGCCTTGGCCTCTTGGTTGAGTGCCTTTCAGGGGCAACGTGACAATTCATTGCTATGTTCAAGCCCAGACACTGCTCAAGGCGAGGATGTCTTGGATGCTGTCTATGCTTTTCAGCTCTGTGAAGATCCCCCACTGGAAGTTACCTCAGCGGGTCTGCACGCCTCCACAAGGGACCTGGTTCAAGGTGGCTCTGTGTTCCTTGGCCCTTTTACCCCCAACCCTTATGATGGCGAGGACGGTAAAGTGCTCCCTAGTTCTTTCACTGTCACCGTAGGACATGACGACCTGGAGAGTACCATGCAGATCCACAAGGTTGTCACTGGCACAATGGCACTCATCTTTTCCTTCCTCATTATTGTGCTCATGTTATATGTGTCATGGAAGTGCTTTCCAGCCGGAATAAGACAAATGAGGCAATGTTTCAGCAGTCAGCGTCGTAAACagaagcaaaagcaaagcatgCAGCAGATGGCCACAATTTCTACGCCAGAGTACTATGTTGACTATAAGCCGAACCATATTGAGGGAGCTTTGGTAATCATAAATGAATACGGCTCCTGTACTTGCCAACAGCAACCTTCTCGGGAATGTGAGGTTTGA